Proteins encoded by one window of Paenibacillus urinalis:
- a CDS encoding extracellular solute-binding protein gives MKRVRKKSAVLLSLILSASMLAACGTSPSESGETAEPGTPEETGVKKEGFPIVDEPITMTMMSQDAGVADWSNMPVLQEAEKLTNIKFEYQLTPIDSFATKKNLVFASGDLPDVLYAADLTPAEQVTYGTQGSLIPLEPYIDGGYAPNIKKLFDENPDIRKSFTTPDGHIYALPFIDSAAVWYRSPMWYNGKMLEALGVDKLPGTTEELYEFLKRVKTEDPNGNGQADEIPLTSVKLDDLRMYFLGFWGMYDPVVYVDKQDQVFYSPMQEGYKGYLEFMNRLWEEELLDHETFSQTPEQKKAKGENNQIAVFNDYYSYFTLGGDPNDAMNNPLMTPVASEIEGSPVYGMHPGLSANGTFAITSVNEHPEATMRWIDYLYTIEGQTLFNQGPEGTLWKYTNKDTYEKEWLPVPGGGDREEYRGTITPNFGMLTPGYNTPELTNGLRTDFDDWIAKENEEKLVPIGKAPFPNAYLTNEQQDEASALLSDLNTYVTQMEAKFVTGEEPMSNWDSYVEQVKKMGGERIQEIYQEVYDTWNAAGQ, from the coding sequence ATGAAGAGAGTTCGTAAGAAGTCAGCGGTTCTTCTCAGTTTGATCCTTTCCGCAAGCATGCTTGCCGCATGCGGAACCTCACCATCTGAATCAGGCGAGACGGCGGAGCCCGGTACCCCGGAGGAGACTGGTGTTAAGAAGGAAGGCTTTCCGATTGTGGACGAGCCGATCACGATGACCATGATGTCCCAGGATGCTGGTGTAGCGGACTGGAGCAATATGCCGGTTCTGCAGGAAGCAGAGAAGCTCACGAACATTAAGTTCGAATATCAGCTTACACCGATTGACAGCTTCGCAACGAAGAAGAACCTTGTATTTGCGAGTGGTGATCTGCCAGATGTTCTGTACGCAGCAGATCTCACACCGGCAGAGCAAGTGACTTACGGGACTCAAGGTTCTCTTATCCCGCTCGAGCCTTACATTGATGGGGGTTATGCACCGAACATTAAGAAGTTGTTCGATGAGAATCCCGACATTCGCAAATCCTTTACAACACCTGATGGACATATATACGCCCTCCCATTCATCGACAGTGCTGCTGTCTGGTACCGCAGTCCAATGTGGTATAACGGCAAAATGCTGGAAGCACTTGGTGTAGACAAGCTTCCGGGAACAACAGAGGAGCTGTATGAATTTCTGAAAAGAGTGAAGACAGAGGATCCGAACGGCAACGGTCAGGCTGACGAAATTCCGCTGACGTCGGTCAAGCTGGATGATCTGCGGATGTACTTCCTAGGCTTCTGGGGCATGTATGATCCGGTCGTTTATGTAGATAAGCAGGATCAAGTTTTTTATAGTCCGATGCAGGAAGGCTACAAGGGTTATTTGGAATTCATGAACCGCCTATGGGAAGAGGAACTGCTGGATCATGAGACCTTCTCTCAGACGCCTGAGCAGAAGAAAGCCAAAGGAGAAAATAATCAGATTGCGGTCTTTAATGATTACTACTCCTACTTCACCCTGGGCGGAGATCCGAATGACGCGATGAATAATCCGCTGATGACTCCGGTTGCGAGCGAGATTGAGGGCTCTCCAGTCTATGGAATGCATCCAGGACTGTCTGCTAACGGAACCTTTGCGATTACGAGTGTGAATGAGCATCCGGAAGCGACTATGCGCTGGATTGACTACCTGTATACGATTGAAGGGCAGACCTTGTTCAACCAAGGCCCTGAAGGAACACTGTGGAAGTATACCAATAAGGATACGTATGAAAAAGAGTGGCTTCCTGTTCCAGGCGGTGGAGATCGCGAGGAGTACAGAGGGACGATTACGCCAAACTTTGGCATGCTGACTCCTGGATATAACACTCCTGAGCTGACCAATGGCCTTAGAACAGATTTTGATGATTGGATTGCCAAGGAGAATGAGGAGAAGCTCGTACCAATCGGTAAAGCACCTTTTCCGAATGCTTACTTGACGAATGAGCAGCAGGATGAAGCCTCAGCACTTCTCTCCGACCTCAACACGTATGTAACACAAATGGAAGCAAAGTTTGTAACCGGGGAAGAGCCTATGTCCAATTGGGACAGCTACGTGGAGCAGGTGAAGAAGATGGGCGGGGAGCGCATCCAGGAGATTTATCAGGAAGTATACGATACATGGAATGCTGCAGGACAATAA
- a CDS encoding carbohydrate-binding family 9-like protein, which yields MSLSGVPVPQIGAYEPKHYICQRAKGEATLDGRLDKPFWDRAAWTDKFVDIEGDIRPQPRQDTRVKMLWDDDYFYVGAELWEDSIWATLTERDSVIFYDNDFEIFIDPDGDSHGYYEFEINALNTVWDLLLIKPYRDGGPPLDSWDMKGLKTAVHIDGQLNNPEAVNRKWSVEVAIPWTSLKECAKEHRAPLPGEFWRVNFSRVEWKTEVVDGAYRKVIHPDTGKPYPEDNWVWSPMGLINMHYPELWGYVVFADDEGPDAFCISEDERIKWELRKLYYLQRNFAEQTGSYTEDLTRLGWSSELVIDPEVYAGERLFQITTAAADGSGTWIIREDGKLWKESYRI from the coding sequence ATGAGCCTAAGCGGGGTACCTGTCCCTCAGATCGGAGCGTATGAACCGAAGCATTATATTTGCCAGCGTGCGAAGGGGGAGGCAACACTTGACGGAAGACTCGACAAGCCATTCTGGGACAGAGCAGCGTGGACGGATAAGTTTGTCGATATTGAAGGCGATATCCGTCCCCAGCCAAGGCAAGATACACGAGTGAAGATGCTATGGGACGATGACTATTTTTATGTAGGGGCTGAGCTCTGGGAGGACAGCATCTGGGCTACGCTGACAGAACGTGACTCGGTGATCTTCTATGACAATGACTTCGAGATTTTTATTGATCCGGATGGAGACAGTCACGGGTACTATGAGTTTGAGATCAATGCTCTGAATACGGTGTGGGATTTGCTCCTTATCAAGCCTTATCGAGACGGTGGCCCTCCACTGGACAGTTGGGACATGAAAGGGCTGAAAACTGCGGTGCATATTGACGGCCAGCTCAATAATCCGGAGGCAGTTAACCGCAAATGGTCTGTTGAAGTGGCTATACCTTGGACCAGTCTGAAGGAATGTGCGAAGGAACACCGCGCTCCGCTGCCAGGTGAGTTCTGGAGAGTAAATTTCTCCAGGGTGGAGTGGAAGACAGAGGTTGTTGATGGAGCTTACCGCAAAGTGATTCATCCGGATACGGGCAAGCCTTACCCGGAGGATAACTGGGTCTGGTCCCCTATGGGACTGATCAATATGCATTATCCTGAGCTGTGGGGATATGTCGTATTTGCAGATGATGAGGGTCCAGATGCGTTCTGTATCTCTGAGGATGAACGAATAAAGTGGGAGCTGAGAAAGCTCTACTACCTGCAGCGTAATTTCGCAGAACAGACGGGGAGCTATACGGAGGATTTAACACGGCTTGGCTGGTCCTCGGAGCTGGTGATCGATCCAGAGGTTTATGCAGGGGAGCGTTTGTTCCAAATTACGACTGCGGCAGCAGACGGAAGCGGCACGTGGATTATTCGTGAGGACGGTAAACTGTGGAAGGAGAGTTATCGGATATGA
- a CDS encoding glycoside hydrolase family 125 protein, with the protein MDSFQLPSIHIPKIPLPEVIQQVLGEAEQALSHRPKLSRLFRNCFPNTLETTVKLMDDGTTFVITGDIPASWLRDSVEQVIHYVPFAKEDADLRRIISGLIKKHVEYIHLDPYANAFNESASDWHWNTADVTEMSPWVWERKFEIDSLCFPMRLAYRYWQETGDTAVYNAEFKSAMRIIYDLFRTEQHHEARSPYRFMRHNGISEDTLANEGLGMPVNYTGMVWSGFRSSDDACDFHYNIPGNMFAVVVLRYMQEMAERIYRDNHFVQELKQLEAEIDRGISLYGIYRHPEFGPIYAYETDGYGNYCLMDDAGTPGLLSIPYLGYCTADDRIYQNTRRFALSKENPFYYEGSHARGIGSPHTPDRFIWHMALSMQGITAGSAEEKLTLIQMLEATDADTGYMHEGFHADDPHNYTRSWFAWSNSLFSQFIYQAWQDGILDEEGTS; encoded by the coding sequence ATGGATTCTTTTCAACTACCAAGCATACACATTCCAAAAATTCCGCTGCCTGAAGTTATCCAGCAGGTGCTGGGTGAGGCGGAGCAGGCGCTCTCCCACAGGCCCAAGCTCTCCAGGCTGTTTCGAAATTGTTTCCCGAATACATTGGAGACAACGGTCAAGCTGATGGATGACGGGACGACATTTGTTATAACGGGAGACATACCGGCATCATGGCTTCGGGATTCAGTCGAACAGGTCATTCATTATGTACCCTTCGCGAAGGAGGATGCCGATCTTCGAAGAATAATAAGCGGTCTCATTAAGAAGCATGTCGAGTATATTCATCTGGACCCATATGCCAATGCATTTAATGAATCAGCAAGCGATTGGCATTGGAACACAGCTGACGTAACCGAAATGTCCCCATGGGTGTGGGAACGCAAATTCGAGATTGATTCACTCTGCTTCCCGATGCGTCTTGCCTATCGTTATTGGCAAGAGACAGGAGATACGGCGGTCTATAATGCTGAGTTCAAGTCGGCGATGCGGATTATATATGATCTCTTCCGGACCGAGCAGCATCATGAAGCGAGATCTCCCTATCGATTCATGCGTCATAACGGGATATCTGAAGATACGCTCGCAAATGAGGGACTCGGTATGCCGGTCAACTATACAGGGATGGTATGGTCTGGATTCCGCTCCAGTGATGATGCCTGTGATTTTCACTATAACATTCCCGGAAATATGTTTGCGGTTGTGGTGCTCCGCTATATGCAGGAAATGGCAGAACGGATTTACAGGGATAATCATTTTGTACAGGAGCTCAAACAGCTGGAAGCCGAAATTGACCGCGGCATTTCTCTATACGGTATTTACCGCCATCCGGAATTCGGCCCGATCTACGCCTATGAGACAGACGGATACGGGAACTACTGTCTGATGGATGATGCAGGCACACCGGGGCTCTTATCTATCCCTTATCTTGGATACTGCACTGCAGATGATCGGATTTATCAGAATACACGCCGGTTCGCCCTCTCTAAGGAGAACCCGTTCTATTATGAAGGGAGTCATGCACGGGGGATAGGAAGCCCGCATACGCCAGACCGATTTATTTGGCATATGGCGCTGTCTATGCAGGGAATCACTGCGGGGTCTGCTGAAGAGAAGCTGACCCTTATACAAATGCTGGAAGCAACAGATGCGGATACGGGATATATGCACGAAGGCTTTCATGCCGATGATCCGCACAATTATACGAGATCCTGGTTCGCCTGGTCGAACAGTCTGTTCTCACAATTTATCTATCAGGCCTGGCAGGATGGAATTTTGGATGAGGAGGGGACATCATGA
- a CDS encoding alpha-L-fucosidase, whose protein sequence is MQKWFEDAKLGIFIHYGIYAVDGVAESWSFYNGRMTYDDYMKQLDGFTASQFNAEAWADLIEQSGAKYAVLTTKHHDGVALWDTQYSDLNTVKSTPAHRDIVREYSDAITAKGLKLGLYYSLIDWSHPDYPSVYEGGKVPEDKASVNKYSYPVNGIQDEAKWSQFLEFNNHQLEELLTGYGQVDLLWFDGDWERSAEQWNLPAFKHYLKSLQPDVIINSRLAGHGDYKTPEQGLPITRPEGPWEFCTTINTSWGYVPTDQHYKSLHQIVRMFCDCISMGGNMLLGIGPREDGNIDDRQEAILLGLGKWIRAHEEAVYGTREGIMSRYYGEGSTLSADRKTLYLFVHGDPKGSICLKGLCNKIKKASVLHSGKELTYEIHGGVPWFQIPGTTWIHLTHEDTHELTTVVKLEFDEEVEMYGGSGAVVTHN, encoded by the coding sequence ATGCAGAAGTGGTTTGAGGATGCGAAGCTGGGAATCTTTATTCACTATGGAATTTATGCGGTAGACGGAGTTGCGGAATCGTGGTCCTTTTATAACGGACGAATGACTTACGACGACTATATGAAGCAGCTGGACGGCTTTACAGCCTCCCAGTTTAATGCCGAGGCTTGGGCTGATCTCATCGAACAATCGGGAGCGAAGTATGCGGTGCTCACTACTAAGCATCATGATGGTGTAGCCCTGTGGGACACACAGTACAGTGACCTCAATACGGTGAAGAGCACGCCTGCGCATCGCGACATTGTAAGGGAATATTCGGATGCCATTACGGCCAAGGGACTAAAGCTAGGACTCTACTATTCGCTGATCGACTGGTCTCATCCGGATTATCCAAGTGTATATGAAGGGGGCAAGGTGCCAGAGGACAAGGCTTCTGTGAATAAGTATTCTTATCCGGTAAACGGAATTCAGGACGAGGCGAAGTGGAGCCAATTTCTTGAGTTCAACAATCATCAGCTTGAAGAGCTGCTTACCGGATATGGCCAGGTAGACCTGCTGTGGTTTGACGGGGATTGGGAACGGAGTGCGGAGCAGTGGAATCTTCCTGCATTCAAGCATTACCTGAAATCCCTGCAGCCCGATGTCATTATCAATTCACGCCTTGCGGGACACGGAGATTATAAGACTCCGGAGCAAGGGCTGCCGATTACGCGTCCGGAAGGACCGTGGGAATTCTGTACGACGATCAATACCTCCTGGGGTTATGTGCCGACGGATCAGCATTACAAATCACTGCATCAGATTGTCCGTATGTTCTGCGACTGTATCTCGATGGGCGGTAATATGCTGCTGGGTATTGGACCAAGAGAAGACGGTAACATTGACGACAGACAGGAAGCTATTTTGCTCGGGCTTGGGAAGTGGATCAGAGCTCATGAGGAAGCAGTATACGGGACAAGGGAAGGAATTATGAGCCGTTACTACGGTGAAGGGAGTACGCTCTCCGCAGATCGTAAGACGCTTTACTTATTTGTGCATGGAGATCCGAAGGGCAGTATTTGTCTCAAAGGGCTGTGTAACAAAATTAAGAAGGCATCGGTGCTCCATTCGGGCAAGGAGCTGACGTACGAAATTCATGGCGGAGTTCCGTGGTTTCAAATTCCGGGTACAACCTGGATTCATCTGACACATGAGGATACGCATGAGCTGACTACCGTCGTCAAGCTGGAGTTCGATGAAGAAGTTGAAATGTACGGCGGTTCTGGTGCGGTGGTCACTCATAACTAA
- a CDS encoding helix-turn-helix domain-containing protein produces MDYFKSKLFLKYILSYLFILLIPLVLMTVFIYENAVETLRTEIESSRLAQLSQTKVTIDGRMKELSDIASRISYDDRLSSYRVNNTRTSPEAIRALDQYKATSSMIDEIHLYFHNDKRIYSSKGLTDFEVFADNFSFASWDKPSLYRDLNEVKHPTVRPADLVTRIGGVQDRKLAFLIPITPNSLNPHATVMYFIKEAEITNLIDSILGNYQGLTFVLDAEGQVLAANRQGDTLSQEASQILFKETAPGIHEQTLDGKEHSIVSVQSESNGWTYMTVMPSSQFFSSVIDVRSVMIMISALVLLIGAVIALVLARMQYRPISSLVEFASSRYPETQNNGKHSYRNELERIRSALQDYSSRMDIQEPFARNHYLSTLIKVGNTEHLSPELTQLFDLNLNKQSLFVMVIGWNEAKPSNMDHRSRIIHHLARFELPELQATGYGVELTQLDQFAIIINFDTVEALDELAQMKQITEQIRSMLMNTFAITPMIGTGSCYHHLHELNQSYIEACSAFDLLVPGEFGSVALFADLSKTPSHSFWIPNHVQLKLTQSLKQGNYEIASQMIRSSVDSLTTSKLPALLVRCISFDLLNTILKTATELGEHHMLQRIAPGMVFSSSLKELESVLLSLASQVCTEVEQDSKQEEQSLIDRIIEYIDTHFTDHNLSLDTISCEFEISPSHVSRSFKDKTGINFVQYIWQKRLDRMIHQLKTTDTPLKDLIQEVGYLDTPNFIRKFKKETGLTPGQYRKSTAIPLMMKKADPPASVRKKPTSVNYGLS; encoded by the coding sequence ATGGACTATTTCAAATCCAAGCTGTTTCTGAAGTACATCCTGTCCTATCTGTTCATTCTGTTAATCCCTCTCGTACTCATGACTGTGTTTATTTATGAAAATGCTGTAGAAACCCTCCGTACTGAAATTGAAAGCTCTCGTCTTGCCCAACTCTCTCAAACGAAAGTAACCATTGATGGCCGAATGAAAGAGCTCAGTGACATTGCTTCACGGATCTCTTATGACGATCGGCTCTCGTCTTATCGTGTGAACAATACACGTACCAGCCCGGAAGCGATTCGCGCTCTGGATCAATACAAGGCGACCAGTTCCATGATTGATGAAATTCATTTATACTTCCACAACGACAAACGCATATACTCCAGCAAGGGTCTGACTGACTTTGAAGTATTTGCAGACAACTTCAGCTTTGCAAGCTGGGACAAGCCGTCCTTGTATCGTGATCTGAATGAAGTGAAGCATCCGACGGTAAGACCTGCTGACCTGGTAACCAGGATCGGAGGTGTGCAGGATCGCAAGCTGGCCTTTCTCATTCCGATTACACCCAACAGTCTTAATCCTCATGCCACCGTTATGTACTTCATTAAGGAGGCAGAGATAACGAATCTGATCGACTCGATCCTTGGCAACTATCAAGGTCTCACCTTCGTTCTGGATGCAGAAGGCCAAGTACTGGCTGCGAATCGTCAAGGTGATACCCTGAGCCAGGAAGCTTCACAAATCTTGTTTAAAGAAACGGCTCCAGGCATCCATGAACAAACACTGGATGGAAAAGAGCATTCCATTGTATCCGTTCAATCCGAATCCAATGGATGGACTTATATGACGGTCATGCCGAGCTCCCAGTTCTTCAGCAGTGTGATCGATGTCCGCAGCGTCATGATTATGATCAGTGCGCTCGTGCTGCTAATCGGAGCTGTCATCGCGCTTGTTCTGGCACGAATGCAGTATCGTCCGATCTCGTCGCTGGTCGAATTCGCATCCTCACGTTATCCTGAGACTCAGAATAATGGAAAGCACAGCTACCGTAACGAGCTGGAACGGATTCGCTCTGCCCTGCAGGATTACAGCTCCCGCATGGATATCCAGGAGCCTTTTGCCCGGAATCACTATCTGTCCACACTCATAAAGGTTGGAAATACCGAGCATCTGTCTCCTGAACTTACGCAGCTGTTTGATCTTAATCTAAATAAACAAAGTCTGTTCGTGATGGTTATCGGCTGGAATGAAGCTAAGCCCTCTAATATGGATCATCGCAGCCGTATTATTCATCACCTGGCTCGCTTTGAACTGCCCGAGCTGCAGGCAACGGGTTATGGAGTAGAACTGACGCAGCTGGATCAATTCGCTATTATTATTAATTTTGATACCGTCGAAGCACTGGATGAACTGGCGCAAATGAAGCAGATTACTGAACAAATACGCAGCATGCTGATGAATACATTTGCCATAACACCTATGATCGGTACAGGCAGCTGTTACCATCATCTTCATGAGCTGAATCAATCTTATATCGAGGCTTGCTCTGCCTTTGATCTACTCGTTCCAGGGGAATTCGGGTCTGTAGCGCTGTTTGCAGACTTGTCGAAGACACCAAGTCATTCCTTCTGGATACCGAATCATGTTCAGCTCAAGCTCACACAGAGCCTTAAGCAGGGCAACTATGAGATTGCTTCCCAGATGATCCGCTCGTCAGTGGACAGTCTTACGACTTCCAAGCTGCCAGCCCTTCTCGTTCGCTGCATCAGCTTTGATCTATTGAACACCATATTAAAGACCGCTACTGAACTCGGAGAGCATCATATGCTGCAAAGAATCGCACCAGGCATGGTATTCAGCAGCTCACTTAAGGAGCTGGAATCTGTTCTGCTCTCTCTTGCCTCCCAGGTCTGTACCGAGGTGGAACAGGATTCGAAACAGGAAGAACAGTCCTTAATTGACCGAATTATTGAGTATATCGATACTCACTTTACAGATCACAACTTGAGCCTGGATACGATTTCCTGTGAATTTGAAATCTCACCATCCCATGTCAGCCGTTCATTCAAGGACAAGACAGGCATCAATTTCGTTCAGTACATTTGGCAGAAACGGCTCGATCGAATGATCCATCAGCTGAAGACAACCGATACACCGCTGAAGGATCTCATTCAGGAGGTCGGTTATCTGGATACACCGAACTTTATCCGTAAATTCAAGAAGGAAACCGGGCTAACGCCAGGACAATATCGCAAGAGCACCGCAATACCGCTAATGATGAAGAAAGCGGATCCGCCAGCTAGTGTGCGAAAAAAGCCAACATCCGTAAACTACGGTCTTTCGTAG
- a CDS encoding alpha-L-fucosidase translates to MSQDQTQTEASPAVEQGVHNYSSEDKWVKPEDPLLLERLEWFKDQKLGLMMHWGPYSQIGIVESWALSDEDADWSRADIDWDIDGEEMKREYFELNKTFNPIRFEPEKWAELAANNGFKYLNFTTKHHDGFCMWNTRTTEYRITGRDCPFSRHQYADITKHLFEAFRARGLGISAYFSKADWHSPYYWTEGMERGIKTSRGPSYNPKEYPWLWEEFVQFTHEQIMELMTDYGRIDVLWLDAGWVNDYRVQNIRIGEVVEKARQLQPWLLSADRTVGGPYENLITPEQTMPERALHVPWESCITMGTSFSYRYDDDYKTVRQLIHMLIEIVAKGGNLALNVGPQPDGRLSRTAISRIEGMGTWLKAYGESIYGTRVCEPYSIGNIHFTQKNEQTYAFYLYEDEKQEVKPTVVLPLNNQDVARVDLVAGAEEIQFTKTGEGIEVELPEGELTGAAPIAHVFRIS, encoded by the coding sequence ATGAGTCAAGATCAGACGCAGACAGAAGCTTCACCTGCCGTAGAGCAGGGCGTTCATAATTACAGCAGCGAGGATAAGTGGGTCAAGCCTGAAGATCCGTTATTGCTGGAACGTTTGGAATGGTTCAAGGATCAGAAGCTCGGACTGATGATGCACTGGGGTCCTTATTCTCAGATTGGCATTGTGGAGTCTTGGGCTCTTAGTGATGAGGATGCAGATTGGTCTCGTGCCGATATTGATTGGGATATTGACGGTGAAGAGATGAAACGGGAGTATTTCGAACTGAACAAAACCTTCAACCCGATTCGTTTTGAACCAGAGAAATGGGCAGAGCTGGCCGCAAATAATGGATTTAAATATTTGAACTTTACAACGAAGCATCATGATGGGTTCTGTATGTGGAATACCCGTACAACCGAATATCGGATTACTGGGAGAGATTGTCCCTTCTCAAGGCATCAGTATGCGGATATTACCAAGCATCTATTTGAGGCATTCCGTGCGCGAGGGCTTGGAATCTCGGCTTATTTCTCCAAGGCAGACTGGCATTCTCCTTATTATTGGACGGAAGGCATGGAGAGAGGCATCAAGACATCCCGTGGTCCGAGCTATAACCCCAAGGAGTACCCTTGGCTATGGGAGGAATTTGTACAGTTTACGCATGAGCAGATTATGGAGCTGATGACAGACTACGGACGAATCGATGTTCTATGGCTGGATGCCGGATGGGTTAACGATTACAGGGTTCAAAATATCCGCATCGGCGAAGTGGTGGAGAAGGCCCGTCAATTACAGCCTTGGCTACTATCTGCAGATCGAACGGTGGGGGGACCATACGAGAACCTGATCACACCAGAGCAGACGATGCCGGAACGTGCACTTCATGTGCCTTGGGAGAGCTGTATAACGATGGGAACCTCCTTTTCTTACCGCTACGACGATGACTACAAAACCGTACGGCAGCTGATTCATATGCTGATTGAGATTGTTGCAAAGGGAGGAAATCTGGCTCTGAATGTCGGACCTCAGCCAGACGGCCGATTGTCCAGAACAGCCATCTCCCGGATTGAGGGCATGGGGACATGGCTGAAGGCTTACGGCGAATCCATATATGGAACAAGGGTCTGTGAGCCCTATTCGATCGGTAATATTCATTTTACGCAAAAAAATGAGCAGACCTATGCTTTTTATCTCTATGAGGATGAGAAACAGGAGGTTAAACCCACGGTGGTGCTGCCACTAAATAATCAGGATGTTGCCCGGGTTGATCTGGTGGCGGGAGCTGAGGAGATCCAGTTTACGAAGACAGGGGAAGGGATTGAAGTTGAATTGCCGGAAGGCGAGCTGACCGGTGCCGCACCGATCGCTCATGTATTCAGAATCTCATAA